From Thermoleophilum album:
TGAACATCAAGCCGTCGCGTATCGGGTCGCTTGCCGGTCTGCTCGCCCTCTACGAGCACTGCGAGCGCGAAGGGATCGCCGCCTACGGCGGCGGGCAGTTCGAGCTCGGACCCGGGCGCAGCCAGATCCAGCATCTGGCGAGCCTCTTCCATCCCGACGCGCCCAACGACGTCGCGCCCACCGGCTACAACGAGCCCGACCCGCCCGACGGCCTGCCCCAGAGTCCGCTGCCGGCGCCACGCGGCGTGGGGTTCGCGCCCGGAAGCGTCCGCGCCTAGGTCGACGCGGCCGCCAGGCGATGCCCGTGCGCTTGACGACGCGCGGGCGTCGCTACGCGGCGCCGTCGTTCGCGGCCGAGAGGTCGATGCGCGGGCGACGGTGGGCTGCGGCGCGGAGGATGTCGCGGACCTCCTCGGGATCGTCGGTGACCGTGAAAAGGCGCAGCTCCTCGGGCGACACCTTGCCCTCGGCGACTACGCGTTCCTCGAGCCAGCGAACGAGGCCACGCCAGTAGGCACTGCCCACCAGCACCACCGGAAAGTGCACGATCTTGCCGGTCTGGATCAGCGTCAGCGACTCGAACAGCTCGTCGAGCGTGCCGAACCCGCCGGGAAACACCACGAAGCCGCTGGCATAGCGGACGAACATCACCTTGCGGGTGAAGAAGTAGTGGAACTCGAGGGCGAGGTCGACGTAGGGGTTGAGCCCTTGTTCGAAGGGCAGCTCGATGTTGAGACCGATCGACGGCGCCCCCGCTTCACGCGCCCCCCGGTTGGCAGCTTCCATGATCCCGGGCCCACCGCCTGTGATCACCGCTAGACCGGCCTCCCCGACGAGGCGCGCGCAACGGCGCGCCAGCTCGTACTCGGGATCACCCGGCGGTGTGCGTG
This genomic window contains:
- a CDS encoding TIGR00730 family Rossman fold protein; protein product: MADAFERRTPATYDEEILAAERHEVISSYTDEDRIRRVTEELRAGFRALAHVGAAASFFGSARTPPGDPEYELARRCARLVGEAGLAVITGGGPGIMEAANRGAREAGAPSIGLNIELPFEQGLNPYVDLALEFHYFFTRKVMFVRYASGFVVFPGGFGTLDELFESLTLIQTGKIVHFPVVLVGSAYWRGLVRWLEERVVAEGKVSPEELRLFTVTDDPEEVRDILRAAAHRRPRIDLSAANDGAA